The following are from one region of the Moritella sp. 24 genome:
- a CDS encoding Cof-type HAD-IIB family hydrolase gives MYKVIVSDLDGTLLTPAHIVSEQTKTTIHKLLKQDKKFIIATGRHNVDVEAIRKTIDAEIYLITSNGARVHNNKGELIYSKNVSTDIAQIISEIDLPKTIQANIYRDDEWFVNKPNPEILSFSQDSTFSYQVVDITTLEKAGIAKFFFCGPHDDLVKLADQINAQYSTQLNVSFSLPECLEVMDIKVNKAEALTEVLKIKGFTMAETIAFGDGMNDLEMLQAVDKGLIMGNASVMLKNALPDFEMIGDSAEDGVAQYIEKNIL, from the coding sequence ATGTATAAAGTTATCGTTTCTGATTTAGATGGTACGTTACTAACGCCTGCGCATATAGTCTCAGAGCAAACCAAAACGACGATCCATAAGCTATTAAAACAAGATAAAAAATTTATCATCGCCACTGGTCGTCATAACGTTGATGTAGAAGCGATCAGAAAAACAATTGATGCAGAGATTTACCTTATCACCTCAAATGGTGCGCGTGTACATAACAATAAGGGAGAGCTAATTTACAGCAAAAATGTATCTACAGATATCGCTCAAATAATCTCTGAAATCGATTTACCAAAAACAATACAAGCTAATATTTATCGCGATGACGAGTGGTTTGTGAATAAGCCTAATCCAGAGATCCTTAGCTTTAGTCAGGATTCTACCTTTAGCTATCAAGTGGTCGATATCACCACCTTAGAAAAAGCAGGTATTGCGAAGTTCTTTTTCTGTGGCCCGCATGATGACTTAGTTAAATTAGCAGATCAAATCAACGCACAGTACAGCACACAACTAAATGTCTCATTTTCATTACCAGAATGCCTCGAAGTGATGGATATCAAAGTTAATAAAGCTGAAGCACTGACTGAGGTACTAAAAATAAAAGGCTTCACGATGGCTGAAACAATTGCCTTTGGTGATGGTATGAATGATTTAGAGATGTTACAAGCTGTTGATAAAGGTTTAATAATGGGTAATGCTTCCGTAATGCTTAAAAACGCACTACCTGACTTCGAAATGATAGGTGATTCAGCAGAAGATGGCGTTGCACAGTATATTGAAAAAAATATATTGTAG
- a CDS encoding alpha/beta fold hydrolase: protein MSTKYPCVEFDNPYNLTTESQLADKYHHEISQFWDATIVEGSLKGVDNITLRYASAVINETGPAIVLLGGRSESYQKFRELIYDLCQQGYSVYCLDHRGQGMSDRLLKNLHKGHVEHFRDYVTDLRFFIDKVISPSQHSKQYLLSHSMGGAIASLYLQSYHNDFDAAVLASPMFGINFGQIPRPIANVYSRAMHIVNKIIHTESFYAPGKGDFSHSPFENNQLTQSPLRFDIFRRSYGFYPQTQLGGPTINWLQQSVKACRQAIHYAGDIKTPTLILQAGGDEVVLAEAQQQFCRALSHKHNQHQPAQPVLIPGAAHELFLETDIFRIPALTVALHYFAKH from the coding sequence ATCATCATGAGATTTCACAATTTTGGGATGCAACGATCGTAGAAGGCTCGTTAAAAGGCGTCGATAACATAACGCTACGCTATGCTTCTGCAGTAATAAATGAGACTGGCCCTGCAATTGTACTTTTAGGCGGACGTTCAGAATCCTACCAAAAATTTAGAGAGCTTATTTACGATCTATGCCAACAAGGCTATTCGGTGTATTGTTTAGATCATCGCGGCCAAGGTATGTCAGATCGTTTACTTAAAAATCTACATAAAGGGCATGTAGAGCATTTCCGTGATTACGTCACTGATTTAAGATTCTTTATTGATAAGGTCATTAGCCCAAGCCAACACAGTAAGCAATACCTACTCAGCCATTCTATGGGCGGTGCAATTGCGAGCTTATATTTACAAAGCTATCATAATGACTTTGACGCTGCCGTATTAGCATCACCGATGTTTGGTATTAACTTCGGTCAAATACCACGTCCGATTGCGAATGTTTACAGTCGAGCTATGCATATCGTGAATAAGATCATTCATACCGAATCATTTTATGCACCAGGTAAAGGTGACTTTTCTCACTCACCATTTGAAAACAATCAACTAACACAAAGTCCATTACGATTTGATATTTTTCGCCGTAGCTATGGATTCTATCCACAAACCCAACTGGGTGGACCTACGATTAACTGGCTACAACAAAGTGTTAAAGCCTGTCGTCAAGCAATCCACTATGCAGGCGATATAAAAACGCCAACCCTGATCTTACAGGCCGGTGGTGATGAAGTGGTACTTGCTGAAGCACAACAACAGTTTTGCCGTGCATTAAGCCACAAACATAATCAACATCAGCCTGCCCAGCCAGTTCTTATTCCTGGTGCGGCACACGAATTATTCTTAGAAACGGATATTTTTAGGATCCCGGCGCTAACTGTAGCACTCCACTATTTTGCTAAACATTAG